One Corynebacterium aurimucosum genomic window, TGGTGGGGGAGCAGCGTGCTATTGCCTTCTTCGAGTCCCCACACCGCTTGGCGCAGACGCTTGGCGACGCCTCCGCGATCCTTGGCGCCGACCGTCGCGCGGCCGTGTGCCGCGAGCTGACAAAAACTTATGAAGAGATCAAACGTGGCTGCCTGGGCGAGCTTGCCGAATGGGCACAAGAGAATGCGCGAGGTGAAATCACCGTGGTCATCGAGGGCGGTGCTGCCGCACCCGTCTCGATAGAGGTCCTCGTGGAGCAGGTCCGTGCCGAGGTGGAACGCGGTGTGCGGGCGAAAGATGCATGCAAGAAGGCGGCAGCTGGAACGGCGTGGTCCAATCGTGAGCTTTATGATGCCTACCTCGCTGCCCGCGACTGAGCACTATCACTAGCGTCTGGTGATAGAGGTCTCTTTTGGGGTAATCGTTATGGCATCGTTATGTGCCTTGAAAAATGGCATGGCTGTGGAGCGGTTGGGAAAACGTTGGATTGTGTGGGCACGCTGCATAGTTGCTGCACAGGGCGGTGCAAAAAGGGGTGCTCGTTGCAGTGGGATTAGAGGGCAACCCCACCAACTTTGCTGATGCCGAATCTCTGCAACTGGGGCGCTGTGCAGCCTTTTTGTTTCCATTAGGGTTTGACTAGTTGATGGGACAGCACCAAGGTCGGTAGGTATGACAGACTCGACAAATTCAGACAATGTGAAGGACACGGAGGTGTCTTCGGCTGCTTCCCAAGGGCAGAGCTCGCCGGCTGCGGTGGAGGAATACCGCACTGTCGACGAGCGCCTCGAGGCATCTTCAGCCACGAGCCAGCTCCAGGACATGCTCACCAACAAGGCGTTCGATCCTGCGGCTGAACCTGCACCAGTTGAAGAACAAGAAAACGACGAGTACGGGCCCGGTGGCATCGATTCGCCGATCGACTGGACCATCGTGGGAATCGCCGGCCTGCTCGTTGCCGCCTTTGTGGCATGGGGCTTGGCCGCTCCAGAGAGCTTTGCGTCCTTCTCCAGCAATGCTCTGAGCTTCGTGGTGAATAACTTTGGTTGGGCCTATGTCCTCTTCGGAACAATCTTCGTTATTTTTGTCATCTGCATTGCTGCCTCTAAGTTCGGTACCATCCGCTTGGGCAAGATCAACGAAGAACCGGAATTCTCCACGGTCTCTTGGATTGCGATGATGTTCGCTGCCGGCATGGGCATCGGCCTGATGTTCTACGGCGCTTCCGAGCCGCTCAACTACTTTAAGAATGGCGTTCCGGGCCATGGTGAGAATGAGGTAGGAACCTCAATGGCCACGGCCATGTTCCACTGGACCCTGCACCCGTGGGCCGTGTACGCCATCGTGGGCCTCGCCATCGCTTATTCCACCTTCCGTATTGGTCGCAAGCAGCTGCTGAGCCAGGCTTTCGTGCCGCTCATTGGCCAGCGCGCTGCGGACGGTGCCGTGGGCAAGATCATTGACATCTTGGCCATCTTTGCCACTGTTTTTGGCACGGCTTGTTCGTTGGGTCTGGGTGCCATGCAGATTCAGGCAGGCCTGCAGGCCTCCGGAATCATTGAGAACCCCACGCAGAACGTCGTCATCGGCATTGTTCTCGTACTGACCTTGGCCTTTATTCTGTCGGCCATGTCGGGTGTGGGCAAGGGCATTCAGTACCTTTCTAATACCAACATGGTTCTGGCAGCTCTGCTGGCCATCTTCGTGTTCATCTTTGGTCCGACGGTGTCGATCCTGAACCAGATTCCGGGTTCCATCGGTAACTACCTGGCGAACTTCACCGAGATGATCGCTCGCACCGCCGAGTCCGATAATGGAACTGCCGGTGAGTGGCTGTCGACATGGACCATCTTCTACTGGGCATGGTGGGTTTCCTGGTCACCGTTCGTGGGCATGTTCCTTGCTCGCATTTCCCGCGGCCGTTCCGTCCGCGAGTTCTGCGTTGGCGTGCTCCTCGTCCCGGCTGGTGTCTCCACCGTGTGGTTCGCCATCTTCGGCGGTACCGCTATCCACATGGAGCAGAAGGGTAACTCCATCTCTGGCGAGTCTGCTGAGCAGGAGCTGTTCAACCTTCTGCAGAGCCTTCCCGGCGGCTTCATTGCGGGCATCGTTGCGGCACTGCTGCTGGCTACGTTCTTCATTACGTCGGCCGACTCGGCGTCGACAGTCATGGGTTCGATGTCCCAGTCTGGTGCCACTACCGCTAAGCCGTGGCTATCCGCGGCGTGGGGTGTGCTTACCGCTGCCGTCGGCCTGACCTTGCTGCTGTCGAGCGAAGATGCCCTGTCCAACCTGCAGAACGTCACCATCGTGGCAGCGCTGCCATTCCTCTTCATCCTCGTTGGCCTCATGTTCGCTATTTTCAAGGACTTGAGCAACGATGTGATTTACCGCGAGTACCGCGAGTCCCAGGCCTTCCAGCGCAAGCTAGCGCGTGAGCGTCGCCTGCACCGCGAGTTCCAGCGCGAGCAGGCCTACAAGGCCCGCCGTCGCCAGCACAGCCACAAGCACTAGTTCTGGCGCGAGCATTTCTTCCTTACACCCCCTCACTGCATTGCCGGTGAGGGGGTGTTCGATAGAGTAGGGGCCATGACTGAGACAGTTGTCGTTAATGTTGCTTGGCCTTATGCCAACGGACCCCGCCACATCGGACACGTGGCGGGTTTCGGCGTTCCTTCCGACGTGTTCGCCCGCTTCCAGCGAATGCGCGGCAACGACGTCCTCATGGTTTCCGGTACCGACGAGCACGGCACCCC contains:
- a CDS encoding BCCT family transporter, producing the protein MTDSTNSDNVKDTEVSSAASQGQSSPAAVEEYRTVDERLEASSATSQLQDMLTNKAFDPAAEPAPVEEQENDEYGPGGIDSPIDWTIVGIAGLLVAAFVAWGLAAPESFASFSSNALSFVVNNFGWAYVLFGTIFVIFVICIAASKFGTIRLGKINEEPEFSTVSWIAMMFAAGMGIGLMFYGASEPLNYFKNGVPGHGENEVGTSMATAMFHWTLHPWAVYAIVGLAIAYSTFRIGRKQLLSQAFVPLIGQRAADGAVGKIIDILAIFATVFGTACSLGLGAMQIQAGLQASGIIENPTQNVVIGIVLVLTLAFILSAMSGVGKGIQYLSNTNMVLAALLAIFVFIFGPTVSILNQIPGSIGNYLANFTEMIARTAESDNGTAGEWLSTWTIFYWAWWVSWSPFVGMFLARISRGRSVREFCVGVLLVPAGVSTVWFAIFGGTAIHMEQKGNSISGESAEQELFNLLQSLPGGFIAGIVAALLLATFFITSADSASTVMGSMSQSGATTAKPWLSAAWGVLTAAVGLTLLLSSEDALSNLQNVTIVAALPFLFILVGLMFAIFKDLSNDVIYREYRESQAFQRKLARERRLHREFQREQAYKARRRQHSHKH